The Lewinellaceae bacterium nucleotide sequence AGGGGAAAGGTACTTTTTTGCAAAAGTAATGGTGGTGTTCAAATCCATGGTCAAATTGTTTTTTTGTGTTTGTGTTTGGAAGCACTAATTTACCATTTCTGCCCAATAATAACGCTCCTAATTTGAACTAAATCATAACTTTAACTCAATAAACACCGTTTTTGAATCTGGCACCCCACATCCACAAATCTGCACATCCATTTATCCACACATCTTAATTCCCTTCTTCCCGCTCATTCATCCAATCCCTCAGTTCCAGGAAGGAATCCACATAACCCTGCATTTCGGATTCAGGGATGCCAAAACCTTCGCATTTCTTTTTGAAGACATCCAGCTCGTCTAGATCGTCGAGTTCGACGGTTTCCTCCAGTCCAAATTCAAGGGAGGTTTGAGTACGTTGAATTTTGACCCGCAAAATTTCGAGGTTCATCTCTTTGGCAAACTCCCGGATATCCATATCCAGGCGTGGAGTGATCTCATCGGATTCGACGATGACTTCTACCCAGGAAGGAAGAATTTCTGCCGTTTCCTGGTCTAATTTTCGCAGTTGTTCTCTGATCTTTTTCAGGTCTCCTTTAATGCTTTTTAGCGCTCTGAAAAGCGGAATATTCACCACCTCCGTCTGCTGGAGTTTATTTCCTGCAAAGGTGAGCATCACCACACTTTTTTGGTCTTTGATCTCAGAAAAACTCAAAGGAATGATGGAACCAGAATACCGGATGGGAATTTGTTTGCCAATATGCTGTGGACGGTGTATGTGTCCCAGGGCGATGTAATCAAAAACCGGAGGAAATTCAGTGGCGCCTATATTTTCAATATTTCCGATATAAATATTGTCCTGTTTGGCAGAAGCCGTAGCGCCGGCGGCATAAAGATGTCCGGTCGCCAACAATGGAACGTTTTCCTTTTTGTAAGGCTCCACCAGTTGCCCCAGCGCCTGATAATGCTCAACGATGGCCTTACGTAAATGACGGGCCTGCTCTACCCCACTCTCTCCCGCAATGCTGTAATGAAGGTCACGTTCCCGCAAAAAAGGAACCGCAGCCACGACCATCTCAAGTTTGCCGTCCTCACGCCTCAATTCGATGATCTCATCCTTAAGATCTCCCGTGGCGGCCCCGATAACATGAATATTGAAGGCTTTCAGCAATTCAGCCGGGGCATTGAGCATCGAGGGCGAATCGTGATTGCCCCCGGTAATAATGATGTGGCGACAGGAAGTTTTGATCAGTTTTCTCAGGAAATCGTAATACAACCGACGAGCGTAACTCGGCGGATTGCCAATGTCAAAAACATCCCCGGCCAGGATAAATGCATCTACTTTTTCGTGGGTGATAAAGTCAATCATCCAGTCCAATGCAAGCTGGTGTTCCGATTCCCGGTCGTTATTCATAAAATTTTGCCCGAGGTGCCAATCCGAGGTGTGGAGCATTTTCATCGATCCCTTTTTTGTGAAGGTGAAAATAGAAAAAAATTGGGCATTCTTCACCTTTTTTGGAAGAACGCATTTATTGAAAAAGGGTAAATTGGAGTTCCCCTCTAAATGTACTTTTTCAATTCAGTTTGCGGATGGGACACATTCAACTCATTGTAAAATTCAATCCTGTCCAACATTTCTCCTATTGCAAAAATAAAAACAGGAACCCATCCTTCCTCCCAAAAACCGGTAAAGATGGCAACGACCAAAATCATGGGCCTCAACCAGGTGAAAACAAACCTCAATTCGCTTACCGACCTCTTTCTATAAAGATACAAAAAAATACGCCCCAGGCCAATAACCGCAAAGGCTTCAAGCTGCCCGACAAGCAAAAAATACAAGGACAATCCTATGAAGATAACCTGTGCGCTGTGGATCTTTATTTTCCATCCCCAGGTAGCCACCCTGTACAACATATCGATGCTCATCAATAACCCGATTCCCAATATAATTACGACGAGGTCCGGCACGTCAACCATCAATAAATCGACGAAAACGCCCCCGATGAACAATCCAAAAAACAGGATTTCTCTGCTCAGCCAGGAATTGCGTACATTCAAAATGGCCCGCCAGGCCCGCCATTTTTTACCAAGGTGCAAAGTGCTGAAAAAAGCAGCCAGCACCCCGAAGGAGATAAAAACAAGTTTTTCCTCCAACGTAAACTGCCTGGTCAACCCAGCACTGTAAACACTCACCATAACAGTGACGAGTAAGGTGAAAATCAAAAGCGGCCATTCTTTTTTCGCCGATATTTTAGGCACCACTACTTCGGCAACTGCCGGCTCAAAACCATTCTCAAAAAATAAAGACGTATCCAAAACAGGGCCTTCCTTTTTTTGAAGCGGAATGATTTTAATCCTGGACCCTACGTCCACCGGTACCGGACTGGACAGGCGTGATGCTTCCCGTGTAAAGTCAACCTGCTCAAAATCCAGGGCACCCACCGGGCACAATTCAGCACAGGCGGGTTTTAATCCTTCCTTTATCCGGTGGTTGCAAAAGGTACATTTTTCTACAACACCCTTTTCCGGACTGTATTTAGGCGCATCAAAAGGACAAGTCCAGGTGCAATACTGGCAACCGATGCATTTGTCGGCATGGTGAAGCACGGCTCCCGTAATATCATCCCTGGAATAGGCCAGTGCAGGACATCCCTTCATGCAAGGGGCATCATCACAATGATTGCAGGACATGGATAGATAAAACAACGGAAGGTCAGGCTGCTTCCCGGAACCGGGATAGATATTCCGCCAGGGGATGGAAGATTCCCCGGCATTTTCATTGATGCAGGCTACAGAGCAGGCGCTGCACCCCACACATTTATTTTGGTCAAATACGAAAATGTTCTTGGTCATGGGGCAACGGTTTTTTCATATTCCACCATATTATCGTGAAAGGCGGTTCCAAAACCCATATCTGTTTCCCGCCCTTTGGACAGGCTGTTCGGGCACGCATTTTCCTGGTGCCAGTAACCGTTGTAAATCACGATGCAACCCGGCCTCAACCGGGGAGCGATCTTTGTTTTAATGACCAGGGATCCGCGGTCATTAAAAACCTTTATCCAGTCGCCCTCCCGCAACCCTTTTTTCAGGGCATCCGTCAGGCTTATGGTCGCATAAGGTTCAGGGGCAATGGCCCGGATCACCTGCAGGTTCCCGAATTGCGAATGAATGCGGTTTTTTGTATTGGGCGACAGCAGGTTATAGGAATATTTTTGCGGACTTTTTTGTTGGCCCTCGATCAGCGGTTCGTAGGTGGGCAAAGGCGAAACCCTCCATTGGGCAGCAGCCCTTTCCGAATACAATTCAATTTTCCCCGAAGGCGTATTGAATTTAAAATCCTCAAAGGCGATTTCCTGTAACCCGGGAGCCAAAACGGGCCCCTCTTTCAGTTGATCAAGCGAGAGTCCGGGAAAAGGTTTTAATTGTTCGGTAAGCCAGGCTTCAATGGCTTCATCCTCCGGTTTCGGAAGGTGTTTTTCGATGGCTTCCTCCGGAAAACCCATTTTTTTAGCCAACAGGTAATAAATTTCTGTCTCCGGTTTCACCTCTCCCAGGGGTTCGATCACTTTGGGTCTTAACTGTATGTATGGATTCCAATAAGAAGAAATAATGTCCGTTTGTTCAAACATGGTCTTCGCCGGCAGGATGATGTCCGCTTCCCGGGCTGTGTCTGTCAAAAACTGTTCCACTACCACGCGAAATTCCAGCTGGCGGAAAGCCTCTATAATTTTATGGCTGTCGGGATTTTGGGTCAAAGGATTCCCCCTTTCCACCCAGGCCATTTTAAGTTGCGGGGCCTCTAATTTCATCATATCCTCTCCCAGCCTTGCCGTAGAAACGGTCCGCCTGAAAATACCATCGGGTTTATCGGGAGGATAATAACTTTCCGGTTCCTTTACCTGGCTGAAAATATCTCCCTGGAGGTCGGCGTAATGCCAGCAGGCACCGGGTTTACCAATGTTTCCCGTGATCACGGAAAGTGCTAACAAACACCGGATGGTCTGTCCCCCATTGCTATAGCGTTGCATTCCGTATCCTACCACGAGGGTCATTGGGCCGGCATGGGCTATTTCGTCGGCTATTTGTTCCATGAAAGCAACGGGCACACCGCAAATCCGGGAAGCTTCCTCAAGGTTTACCTTAGACACTTCCTCCCTGAACAACTCGAAACCCAAAACGTATTTTTCAATAAATAGGACATCCACCTGGTCCTTTTCGATCAATATTTTTGCCAGGGCGAGTGCCAGCAGCGCATCGGTTCCGGGGATGGGTTGTACCAAAAGATCCGCCTGTTGGGCCGAAGGGGTGAACCGGGGATCGATGACGATGAGTTTGGCGCCCTTTTCCTGCGCCTTGCGGATGGGCATCATTTGCTGGATGTTGGTTTCCGCAGGGTTTTTTCCCCAAAGGATAATGAGTCCGGCATGCTCTATGTCCCAGGGGGCATTGTGCTTATTTTCTCCCAGCGTCAGGCGCGTAGCCTCAAGCCCTGCCGGCCAGCATAAGTTGCCATAAACCGTCGTGGCGCCTCCGTACATTTTCCAAAATTCGGAGCCCACTGCATTCAAGAGGCCCGACATGCCGCTGGAAGCATAAAACAGTACACTTTGAGGGCCGTAATGTTTTTTGAAAAATTCAAGCTTTTCGGCAATAACTGACAAGGCTTCCTCCCAGCTGGTCCGAATAAAACCAGCTTCCGTTCTTTTTAAAGGATGAAGTATCCTTTCAGCAGAATTGACTCTTTCTACATAACTCAATCCCTTGATACACGGGCCTTCGGGGGTGGCACGGTTGAGGGGCTGAGGATCGATTTTAACGACCCTGCCTTTATCCGTCCAAACTTTGAAGGAACAGGTACTATAACAATTTCTCGGGCAGGCGGTGTGTCTGACTTCCATACTTTCAGAGCATTAAATCATGGTTTCTCCTCCTCAAAGTCGTAGTATTTTTTCAGGTGCCATTTTACATAAAAAAAACGACTCGCTCCAATGACAAGAAGCAGCGGGGCTATGATCAAAAGCAGGAATCCAATGGCTCTGATTTCCTGTAAAAGCTCCATTTTAAGAATAGCAAATCCCGAACTCAAAAAAACGATAAAGGTTCTGAAATAAGCGAGAAAGGTACGTTCGTTGGCCAGTTTGGTTCGTTCGATGGCCAAAAGATCCGTTCGGCTCATTATTGATTTATTCATGATGAGTGTGCTATTTTGGTTGTTCTCACAATATAGGGGATTATTTATGGAATGGCAATTAATTCGAAAAACCTCATTGCCTGAAAACTTTCGTTCTCTCCCGCGTACCATCTTCAAACTGCACTTCGACCACATAAACCCCTGCCGGCAAACCAGACAGGTCAAATTGTAGGTTATGCTGGTTGCCGGCCATTAAAACCCTGGATTCAAGGTCAAAAAGGCGGATATTTATAGCTTCTTCAGACACTACATTGAGGCATTGTCCAGCAGGATTTGGATATACCATCCATTTTTTTTCTCTTTCTGTAATATTTAATGCAGTGATTACCTGCAATGGGTTTTCGCTACAGGAGGAAAATATTTCATGTACGGTAAAAATGATCGCTGTATTAGAGAATCGGATAAAACAGTACAAGGTATCCAGCCCGTTTTTTCGAAAGGAAAGGTATTTTTCAGCGATATGTTCATGACCGTAATTTCCCAATTCCCCCGTTCCGAAAATAAAATCCAGCTGTCCGGTCCAAAGCGCATCATCAAAAAGAACAGTATCCCCTTCGGCGATGGGGGTCACTGCTCCTATGCCTGAATTAAGCACCTCAACATGATCCGCCATAAAAAGGGAAAGTCGATCCCATGGCCAGGCCACATTGGTGCCTAAAGAAGAACTGAAGCCAAAATCTGTTATTCCATCACAATCAATATCAAATGTCACTTCAGAATCAGGGACAAAGGTTTGATTTATAACGATTTGGGTAAGGCCGGTGGTATCTCCGGCAATCCAAAACTGGGCCTTGAGGAAAAGCACATTTAGCAGGAAAATAAGCGTAATGATAGCTTTCATAAAGCTAAAACCGGATTTGCGAAAAAAAATCAAACAAAAGATTTCCTCTGAACAAGAGGAGTCATCTTACTCCTCTTCCCCTAATTCATAAAATTCAAAGGAAGCTCTTTCCGGAGAAAGTGAAGCGGTGGCGTTCCCTTCTGCAACAATATAATACTGAAGATTTTTGCCACTTTCTACGGTAGCCCCCCAGATGTTATCTCCCATGACCTGGTCATTGTGTCCTCCATCATCGAACATTTCGATTCTTTTGAAATTACTGAAGGTACCGTGACGATAATACAGCCAGGCTTTTTCCGTATGCTGAATGTTGGCGGAAACAGCCACAAAGTCCTTGAAATCGAGGGCCGTCACTTCGCTGATCAAAGGCTGGGGCAGGTTGAGCATACCGTGATTTTCGAGGTATTGCACCCTGGGGGCCATTAATTCGGCGATACCAATGATCATTGATTTTTCCGCTTTCGCAGAAACCATGAGGTTGGTCTCAAACCCTTCAAGGGTATATAATTTATTGGCTTCAGCCTTTACATGTTCACTGATCAATGCCTGTATTTCCCTTCCACGATCCAAATAAGCCCCATTGGAAAAATTTTCTTCCAGCATAGTCTTCAAATGGGCTGCATAGATTTTACGATAGAGGTTGTCGGTCAATAATTGGGTGATGAGGGGACGTTTTTCATTCTGCTCCTTATAGTGAACAAACGGACTCATGGTCTGCATTTTGTCGTTGGATAACGGAGCGCCAGTTCCTAGGTAACGAAAACCGCCAAAACACAAATTCATATCCCACATCAAGGGATGGAAAATGCCTAAAGTATCCCTGTAAAGATAATAATTGTGGCACAACCGCCCTAAATAACTGTCCAGATTCACGGTCAGGTTATTGAAAGCGTGCATCCATAATGTTTGGTCAACATCCAGAATGTCCTCTATTTTTTCCGGTGAATTATTCAGGATATCTGCAAGGTAAATAATGTCTTTCCAACCATTTTTATCCTTCAATTCATAAAGGTGCATATAACAGGTAGAATCCTGTCCAAGGTACATCAGCGAAGCATTATCACCAGGAGGACAGGAGGATTGAACTTTACCATGCCAGTTCGGATCACATTTGATCAGGTTTCCGTCATCCTCACTGTAATAGGTCTTTAGAAATTTTTCGTCAATAGATTCCGTATTATTGTATATCCCCAAGTATTCATCGTTCACATAGACCTTTGCAAAATTAGCTTTAGGAGCCGGCATGTATTTACCCACAATTTCATAGGCCAACACTTCGCGAATGTAGCTGGGATCCCTGAAAATATTAGATAATTTAAGGGTGGTGTATCCTCCTGGCAATTCTTGTCCTTTCTCCACAAAATCCACCTTAATATTTAAAGGTAATTTCGGAGACCCCGTCTGACGA carries:
- a CDS encoding exonuclease SbcCD subunit D C-terminal domain-containing protein, translating into MKMLHTSDWHLGQNFMNNDRESEHQLALDWMIDFITHEKVDAFILAGDVFDIGNPPSYARRLYYDFLRKLIKTSCRHIIITGGNHDSPSMLNAPAELLKAFNIHVIGAATGDLKDEIIELRREDGKLEMVVAAVPFLRERDLHYSIAGESGVEQARHLRKAIVEHYQALGQLVEPYKKENVPLLATGHLYAAGATASAKQDNIYIGNIENIGATEFPPVFDYIALGHIHRPQHIGKQIPIRYSGSIIPLSFSEIKDQKSVVMLTFAGNKLQQTEVVNIPLFRALKSIKGDLKKIREQLRKLDQETAEILPSWVEVIVESDEITPRLDMDIREFAKEMNLEILRVKIQRTQTSLEFGLEETVELDDLDELDVFKKKCEGFGIPESEMQGYVDSFLELRDWMNEREEGN
- a CDS encoding 4Fe-4S binding protein; translated protein: MTKNIFVFDQNKCVGCSACSVACINENAGESSIPWRNIYPGSGKQPDLPLFYLSMSCNHCDDAPCMKGCPALAYSRDDITGAVLHHADKCIGCQYCTWTCPFDAPKYSPEKGVVEKCTFCNHRIKEGLKPACAELCPVGALDFEQVDFTREASRLSSPVPVDVGSRIKIIPLQKKEGPVLDTSLFFENGFEPAVAEVVVPKISAKKEWPLLIFTLLVTVMVSVYSAGLTRQFTLEEKLVFISFGVLAAFFSTLHLGKKWRAWRAILNVRNSWLSREILFFGLFIGGVFVDLLMVDVPDLVVIILGIGLLMSIDMLYRVATWGWKIKIHSAQVIFIGLSLYFLLVGQLEAFAVIGLGRIFLYLYRKRSVSELRFVFTWLRPMILVVAIFTGFWEEGWVPVFIFAIGEMLDRIEFYNELNVSHPQTELKKYI
- a CDS encoding molybdopterin-dependent oxidoreductase, giving the protein MEVRHTACPRNCYSTCSFKVWTDKGRVVKIDPQPLNRATPEGPCIKGLSYVERVNSAERILHPLKRTEAGFIRTSWEEALSVIAEKLEFFKKHYGPQSVLFYASSGMSGLLNAVGSEFWKMYGGATTVYGNLCWPAGLEATRLTLGENKHNAPWDIEHAGLIILWGKNPAETNIQQMMPIRKAQEKGAKLIVIDPRFTPSAQQADLLVQPIPGTDALLALALAKILIEKDQVDVLFIEKYVLGFELFREEVSKVNLEEASRICGVPVAFMEQIADEIAHAGPMTLVVGYGMQRYSNGGQTIRCLLALSVITGNIGKPGACWHYADLQGDIFSQVKEPESYYPPDKPDGIFRRTVSTARLGEDMMKLEAPQLKMAWVERGNPLTQNPDSHKIIEAFRQLEFRVVVEQFLTDTAREADIILPAKTMFEQTDIISSYWNPYIQLRPKVIEPLGEVKPETEIYYLLAKKMGFPEEAIEKHLPKPEDEAIEAWLTEQLKPFPGLSLDQLKEGPVLAPGLQEIAFEDFKFNTPSGKIELYSERAAAQWRVSPLPTYEPLIEGQQKSPQKYSYNLLSPNTKNRIHSQFGNLQVIRAIAPEPYATISLTDALKKGLREGDWIKVFNDRGSLVIKTKIAPRLRPGCIVIYNGYWHQENACPNSLSKGRETDMGFGTAFHDNMVEYEKTVAP
- a CDS encoding DUF202 domain-containing protein → MNKSIMSRTDLLAIERTKLANERTFLAYFRTFIVFLSSGFAILKMELLQEIRAIGFLLLIIAPLLLVIGASRFFYVKWHLKKYYDFEEEKP
- a CDS encoding T9SS type A sorting domain-containing protein — translated: MKAIITLIFLLNVLFLKAQFWIAGDTTGLTQIVINQTFVPDSEVTFDIDCDGITDFGFSSSLGTNVAWPWDRLSLFMADHVEVLNSGIGAVTPIAEGDTVLFDDALWTGQLDFIFGTGELGNYGHEHIAEKYLSFRKNGLDTLYCFIRFSNTAIIFTVHEIFSSCSENPLQVITALNITEREKKWMVYPNPAGQCLNVVSEEAINIRLFDLESRVLMAGNQHNLQFDLSGLPAGVYVVEVQFEDGTRERTKVFRQ
- a CDS encoding CotH kinase family protein; protein product: MIKRAFLLFAICWTTSLCAQDIYDVKTIQEVKLYFAEGNWDVLLDSLKQAGNDHRLVGTAVINGKRYEKAGIRYKGNSSYFNVRQTGSPKLPLNIKVDFVEKGQELPGGYTTLKLSNIFRDPSYIREVLAYEIVGKYMPAPKANFAKVYVNDEYLGIYNNTESIDEKFLKTYYSEDDGNLIKCDPNWHGKVQSSCPPGDNASLMYLGQDSTCYMHLYELKDKNGWKDIIYLADILNNSPEKIEDILDVDQTLWMHAFNNLTVNLDSYLGRLCHNYYLYRDTLGIFHPLMWDMNLCFGGFRYLGTGAPLSNDKMQTMSPFVHYKEQNEKRPLITQLLTDNLYRKIYAAHLKTMLEENFSNGAYLDRGREIQALISEHVKAEANKLYTLEGFETNLMVSAKAEKSMIIGIAELMAPRVQYLENHGMLNLPQPLISEVTALDFKDFVAVSANIQHTEKAWLYYRHGTFSNFKRIEMFDDGGHNDQVMGDNIWGATVESGKNLQYYIVAEGNATASLSPERASFEFYELGEEE